The following are encoded in a window of Pygocentrus nattereri isolate fPygNat1 chromosome 5, fPygNat1.pri, whole genome shotgun sequence genomic DNA:
- the LOC119263485 gene encoding style cell-cycle inhibitor 1-A-like, with product MRSSRRQGDEEMRRHRRKGDAGDTGEKEKQEMRKRGDKERQEMRRHRRRDEKKQETQRQGNEETKRNRRHRRHRRQGDEEKQEKFNSSLLPHQFNRTELTELDYAVWRSESMTSSFYH from the exons ATGAGGAGTAGCAGGAGACAAGGAGACGAGGAAATGAGGAGACACAGGAGAAAAGGAGATGCAGGAGACacaggagagaaggagaagcaggAGATGAGGAAACGAGGAGACAAGGAGAGGCAGGAGATGAGGAGACACAGGAGACGAGACGAGAAGAAGCAGGAAACACAGAGACAAGGAAATGAGGAGACAAAGAGAAATAGGAGACACAGGAGACACAGGAGACAAGGCGACGAGGAGAAGCAGGAGAAGTTTAACTCAT ctctcctCCCCCACCAGTTTAACAGAACAGAGCTGACAGAGCTGGATTACGCCGTCTGGCGCTCGGAGTCTATGACCTCATCCTTTTATCATTGA